ACCACTCTCGTCAAGAGATTTAACAATACTCTTTTTAACAGCATCCGTCGCAAATACGAACACTTTCTTTCCATTCATTAAAATATGGTATTTATCCGTATCATTTTGTACTAATGGGTTATTTAGAGGTGGATTATCACAGAATAAACTATGTTCAACATCACCTTTAGAGTCTGAATAGAAATAAGCAGGCTTATCACCATCTGCTTTTTCTAAAATCGCTGCTCCTGCTCCATCACCAAATAACACACATGTATTCCGATCTTCCCAGTTCGTCGTTTTTGATAATACTTCTGCACCTACAATTAATGCTGATTTATAGTTACCTGTTTCAAGCATTTGTGATGCAACATTCATCGCATAAATAAAACCAGAACAAGCTGCATTCACATCAAACGCCATTATCGAATTATCATTAAGACCTAAATTCGCTTGTAAAATGTTTGCAACAGAAGGTGTCTTATGATCAGGAGAGAAGGTCGCAACAATGATTAAGTCAATTTTATTCTTATCATAGTCCACTTTTTTTATTGCGTTAAGTGCTGCCTTAGTTGCTAAATCAGTTGTATTTTCATGTTCGACTAGATGTCTTTTTTCAATACCAGTACGACTTCTGATCCATTCATTTGAAGTATCTACAACTTTTTCTAAGTCGTGATTTGTCATATATGTTTCAGGTACGTAATGACCTGTTGATATTAATTTTATATTATTCATGATTATCATCCAATCCTTGTAGTAGTCGATCATCATCTAGTACACTAATCATGATCTTTAGTATTTTATTGACTGTTTCTGTCTCATCCGCATCCAGTTCGTTTACTAAATTACCTAGTATTGATGTATAAAAATTGCTATATACTTTTACCGCTTCAATACTTTTTCTGGTTAAATATAGTATTTTAATTCTACGATCCATCTTATTTCTAGTCCTGATTACATACCCTTTTTTTACTAAAGAATTTACAGCTGTAGTAAGCGTTCCTAATGTTACTTTTAACTTCTCTGCAATTTCACCCATAGACTTCGTATTTGAAATTCCAATTACATACAATACTTTTACTTCATTAGGGGTTATATCAGTGATTTTATGAGTTCTTAGGTACTTTCTTTCGTAAAATTGAAGTCGTGCTTCAAACTCAAAAAAAGCGTCGCCTATCTTATTCAAAAAATCAGTCATATTAAATCTCTTCCTTACCAAAAACCCCTATAGTGCGATATTTATTATAGCGATTGTCAAGTAAGACATCTGTCTCTACGTTTGCTAATGTAATTACTTCTCTATAAAGTATGCTCTTTAAGTCCTTTAATGTAGCTTCTGGGTCTTGATGCAGTCCTTCGTTATGTTCAGGTATAATCGCTTCTACAACGCCCATTTCTAATAAATCATGAGCTGTTAATTTCATAAGTTCTGAAGCCTTAGGCGCTAGTTTAGCATCTCTCCATAAAATGGTCGCAAATCCTTCCGGAGATAGAATCGAGTATACCGCATTTTCAAGCATTAATACACGATCGCTAACACCGATTGCAAGTGCTCCACCGCTTCCACCTTCACTAACAACTACAGTAATAATAGGAACTTTTAAATTAGCCATTTCCATGAGGTTTCTAGCAATAGCCTCGGCTTGTCCACGTTCTTCAGCACCCAAACCAGGGTAAGCACCAGGAGTATCGATAAATGTAATAATCGGACGATTGAACTTTTCCGCTTGCTTCATTAAACGTAAAGCCTTACGATATCCTTCAGGGTGTGGCATACCAAAGTTATGCTTAATTTTATCTTCCGTGTTGATTCCCTTCTCCTGTGCAATGACAGTAACAGGAACATCATCTAACAAACCGATTCCTGAAATAATCGATTTGTCATCACCAAATGCGCGATCACCATGAAGTTCAATAAAATCAGTAAATAATTGTTTTATAAATAATCTAGAAGTCGGACGCTTAGGATGTCGTGCTAATTTAACACGGTCCCATGCACTTGTTGTTTTTTTCTGTTCGCACTCTTTTTCTATCGCCTTACTTGTTTGGTTTGTCATGTTTATCACCTCTGTTGTGAAATGACAGCAATTTAGAAAGCGTATCTTTCATTTCATTTCGTTTTACAATTTTATCAATAAAGCCTTTATCTAACTGAAATTCAGCACTTTGGAATCCTTCTGGTAAGTCTTGATTAATCGTTTGCTTAATTACACGTTGTCCTGCAAACCCAATAAGACTACCTGGTTCCGCTAAAATAATGTCCCCTAGCATTGCAAAACTTGCAGCTACTCCACCCGTAGTAGGATGTGTTAAAACACTAATGTATAATAGTCCCTTGTCATGATGTCTTGAGATTGCAGCACTCGTTTTTGCCATTTGCATTAAGGATAGTATACCCTCCTGCATTCTAGCACCCCCTGATGCACTAAATACAATTAGAGGTAACTGGTGCTTTGTTGCATATTCAATTGAGCGTGTTAGTTTTTCTCCTACGACGCTTCCCATACTTCCCATCATAAAAAAGCTATCAAGAACTGCAACTACTGCTCTATTTTCAGCTATTGTACACTCACCACAAACTAAAGCTTCGTTTTGCTCCGTTTTTGTTTGGTACTTTTCTACTTTTTCTGTATATCCAGGAAAATTTAATGGGTTTGTTGAAATCACATCTTGAAACAATTCTGTAAAACTATTTTGATCAACTGTCATACGTATACGTTCGCGTGAATTTATTCGGAAATGTTTCCCACATTTTGGACAAACATGTAGATTATATTCGTTGTCCTTTTGAAAAATTGTTTCTTCACACTCAGTACACTTTATAAATAATCCATCTGGGATATCTATTTTCACATTTGATTTGTACGCTTTTTTTCTGAATGTCTTTTTGAAAACATCTAATTTCATTTTTCGTTCAACGAATATATTTCTCATTTAGATCACCCATTCGCTTTCTTTAAAAAATTCTCTACAAATCCTGTGTCATAGTTACCTCTTACGTATTCAGGATCATGCATAATAACGTATTGGAATTCGATATTTGTTTTAATACCATCTATAATAAACTCTTCTAATGAACGTCTCATTCTTCTGATAGCTTCTTTTCGTGTTTTTGCATGTACAATTAACTTACCAATCATCGAATCATAGTAAGGAACGACAGAATAATCGTTATAAATAAACGTATCAATTCTCACACCTAGACCACCTGGAAGTAATAAACCATTTATTTTACCTGGTGATGGCATGAAATTTTGTTCAGGGTCCTCCGCATTGATCCTGCATTCAATAGCGTGCCCCTCTATTTTTATGTCTTTTTGTTTAAAACTTAACTTCTTACCGTTTGCTACACGAATTTGTTCTTTTACTAAGTCAACACCTGTTACAAGCTCCGTTACAGGATGTTCAACTTGTAGTCTCGTATTCATCTCAATAAAATAGAAATTACCCTCTTTATCGGTAATGAATTCCACTGTTCCTGCATTTTCATACTTCACATGTTTCGATATTTTTACAGCGGCATCCCCTATTTTCTTTCTTAATTCCTCATCAATGAACGGAGAAGGGGCTTCTTCAATAACCTTCTGTTTTCTTCTCTGTATCGAGCAATCGCGCTCACCTAAATGAACGACATTACCGTGCTGGTCAGCTATGATTTGTATTTCAATGTGACGTGGGTTTTCAATTAACTTTTCCACATAGACTGTCTTATCTCCAAAGCAGTTCTCTGCTTCAAGGCTTGCCGTTTCAAATGCCTTTTTAAATTCTTTTTCTTCATTAACAACACGCATTCCACGGCCACCTCCACCTGAAGATGCCTTGATTAACACAGGATATCCTATTTTACTTGCCACCTTTAATCCTTCTTCAGGTGTTTCGATTACACCTTCTGAACCCGGTACGACAGGGATATCTGCCTGCTTTGCAATGTCTCTTGCTCGCGTCTTATTTCCCATCATATCGATGACCTTATGATTTGGTCCAATAAATTTAATCTTACATTCTTTTACCATTTGGGAAAATTTTGAATTTTCTGAAAGAAATCCGTAACCTGGGTGGATTAACGTACTACCAGTAGAAATGGCTGCACTTAGTATACTTTTGATATTTAAATAACTATCTTTGCTACTAGTAGGTCCAATACATACTGCCTCGTCCGCTAATTTAACATGTAAGCTATCTTTATCAGCTTGAGAATAGACTGCAACAGTTGCAATTCCCATTTCTTTACAAGCTCTTATGATTCGTACTGCAATTTCTCCTCTGTTTGCGATTAATACTTTATTTTGCATCATACTATCACCCTATTCAATGCTCAGGATCAGTTGGTCAAATCCAACTGTATCTCCATCGTTCATATTTATCTCTTTTATCGTACCATCAATTGGTGATGTGATTTCATTCATGATTTTCATTGCTTCAATAAT
The Haloplasma contractile SSD-17B DNA segment above includes these coding regions:
- a CDS encoding beta-ketoacyl-ACP synthase III, which encodes MNNIKLISTGHYVPETYMTNHDLEKVVDTSNEWIRSRTGIEKRHLVEHENTTDLATKAALNAIKKVDYDKNKIDLIIVATFSPDHKTPSVANILQANLGLNDNSIMAFDVNAACSGFIYAMNVASQMLETGNYKSALIVGAEVLSKTTNWEDRNTCVLFGDGAGAAILEKADGDKPAYFYSDSKGDVEHSLFCDNPPLNNPLVQNDTDKYHILMNGKKVFVFATDAVKKSIVKSLDESGLTLDDIDYIIPHQANLRIIQNVAKSLKLDMDKFYINIQKYGNTSAASIPIALDECLEEKGLEENSRILLVGFGGGLTWGSALITI
- a CDS encoding MarR family winged helix-turn-helix transcriptional regulator, yielding MTDFLNKIGDAFFEFEARLQFYERKYLRTHKITDITPNEVKVLYVIGISNTKSMGEIAEKLKVTLGTLTTAVNSLVKKGYVIRTRNKMDRRIKILYLTRKSIEAVKVYSNFYTSILGNLVNELDADETETVNKILKIMISVLDDDRLLQGLDDNHE
- a CDS encoding acetyl-CoA carboxylase carboxyltransferase subunit alpha; translation: MTNQTSKAIEKECEQKKTTSAWDRVKLARHPKRPTSRLFIKQLFTDFIELHGDRAFGDDKSIISGIGLLDDVPVTVIAQEKGINTEDKIKHNFGMPHPEGYRKALRLMKQAEKFNRPIITFIDTPGAYPGLGAEERGQAEAIARNLMEMANLKVPIITVVVSEGGSGGALAIGVSDRVLMLENAVYSILSPEGFATILWRDAKLAPKASELMKLTAHDLLEMGVVEAIIPEHNEGLHQDPEATLKDLKSILYREVITLANVETDVLLDNRYNKYRTIGVFGKEEI
- the accD gene encoding acetyl-CoA carboxylase, carboxyltransferase subunit beta; protein product: MRNIFVERKMKLDVFKKTFRKKAYKSNVKIDIPDGLFIKCTECEETIFQKDNEYNLHVCPKCGKHFRINSRERIRMTVDQNSFTELFQDVISTNPLNFPGYTEKVEKYQTKTEQNEALVCGECTIAENRAVVAVLDSFFMMGSMGSVVGEKLTRSIEYATKHQLPLIVFSASGGARMQEGILSLMQMAKTSAAISRHHDKGLLYISVLTHPTTGGVAASFAMLGDIILAEPGSLIGFAGQRVIKQTINQDLPEGFQSAEFQLDKGFIDKIVKRNEMKDTLSKLLSFHNRGDKHDKPNK
- a CDS encoding acetyl-CoA carboxylase biotin carboxylase subunit; this translates as MQNKVLIANRGEIAVRIIRACKEMGIATVAVYSQADKDSLHVKLADEAVCIGPTSSKDSYLNIKSILSAAISTGSTLIHPGYGFLSENSKFSQMVKECKIKFIGPNHKVIDMMGNKTRARDIAKQADIPVVPGSEGVIETPEEGLKVASKIGYPVLIKASSGGGGRGMRVVNEEKEFKKAFETASLEAENCFGDKTVYVEKLIENPRHIEIQIIADQHGNVVHLGERDCSIQRRKQKVIEEAPSPFIDEELRKKIGDAAVKISKHVKYENAGTVEFITDKEGNFYFIEMNTRLQVEHPVTELVTGVDLVKEQIRVANGKKLSFKQKDIKIEGHAIECRINAEDPEQNFMPSPGKINGLLLPGGLGVRIDTFIYNDYSVVPYYDSMIGKLIVHAKTRKEAIRRMRRSLEEFIIDGIKTNIEFQYVIMHDPEYVRGNYDTGFVENFLKKANG